From a single Candidatus Auribacterota bacterium genomic region:
- a CDS encoding endonuclease III domain-containing protein, with amino-acid sequence MTKNKNVMLQMYRELFRIFGPQHWWPGETPIEVIVGAILTQNTAWGNVERAIRNLKKARLLSVKGLAGAPRRTLARLVRPSGYFNQKAIKLKAFMDFLRDEYGGSLRRMARERTPALRRKLLAVHGIGPETADSILLYAFGRRVFVVDAYTARIFSRHNLVPEDASYHEVQRFIAGSIPKSVRLYNEFHALIVRAGKEFCRKTSRCELCPLLKRFKPLKLLKQFERFKRLKPDNR; translated from the coding sequence GTGACAAAAAACAAGAACGTGATGCTGCAGATGTACCGTGAACTCTTCAGGATATTCGGCCCACAGCACTGGTGGCCGGGCGAGACCCCGATCGAGGTCATCGTGGGGGCTATCCTGACACAGAACACCGCGTGGGGCAACGTCGAACGGGCCATCAGAAACCTCAAGAAAGCCCGCCTCCTTTCGGTGAAGGGACTGGCGGGCGCTCCCCGGCGGACGCTCGCACGGCTGGTCAGGCCCTCGGGGTATTTCAATCAGAAGGCCATCAAGCTCAAGGCGTTCATGGACTTTCTCCGCGACGAGTACGGCGGAAGCCTGCGCCGCATGGCCCGTGAGCGGACCCCCGCACTCCGCCGGAAGCTCCTCGCGGTGCACGGCATCGGGCCGGAGACGGCGGACAGCATCTTGCTCTACGCCTTCGGCAGGCGGGTCTTCGTCGTGGACGCATACACCGCGCGGATATTCAGCCGGCACAATCTCGTTCCGGAGGATGCCTCATACCATGAGGTGCAACGCTTCATCGCCGGAAGCATTCCAAAGAGCGTGAGGCTGTACAACGAATTCCACGCGCTGATCGTGCGGGCGGGCAAGGAGTTCTGCCGCAAGACATCGCGCTGTGAGTTATGCCCTTTATTAAAGAGATTTAAGCCATTGAAACTGCTCAAACAGTTCGAACGATTCAAACGGCTCAAACCTGACAATAGATAA
- a CDS encoding RNA methyltransferase: MKALLDNISIVLVGIRNPGNIGSAARAMKNMGVSRLVLVNPVPYDTPEVYNLAWGAEELVRNARVCRTMSEALRDCGFVVGTTRRRGRSRRPIIPLRTAIPKIAAATTRNQVAILFGREDKGLSNDELAHCQLALSIPTSRGMPSLNVAQTVMVVCYELFGHALSDQATTPPALVPQAELWKLYARLEKALASIGYGDQGSRKVLTSVMRTLMRIFGRSGIADDELRALHGICQQIERYVARRTSNK; this comes from the coding sequence ATGAAAGCGTTGCTGGACAACATCTCCATCGTCCTTGTCGGGATCCGCAATCCCGGCAACATCGGCTCGGCTGCTCGCGCGATGAAGAATATGGGAGTGAGCCGCCTCGTTCTGGTGAATCCCGTCCCTTACGATACTCCCGAAGTGTACAACCTGGCCTGGGGCGCCGAAGAGCTAGTGCGGAACGCGCGCGTCTGTAGAACCATGAGCGAGGCCTTGAGAGACTGCGGCTTTGTGGTCGGGACCACGCGGCGAAGGGGGCGGAGCAGGCGGCCGATCATCCCCCTGCGCACGGCGATACCGAAGATTGCCGCTGCGACAACGCGCAATCAGGTCGCGATACTCTTTGGCCGTGAGGATAAGGGGCTGAGCAATGACGAGCTCGCGCACTGCCAGCTTGCCCTCAGCATACCCACCTCACGGGGTATGCCCTCCCTCAACGTGGCCCAGACAGTGATGGTGGTCTGCTACGAACTCTTCGGGCATGCACTCTCTGATCAGGCAACTACTCCCCCCGCGCTCGTCCCACAGGCCGAGCTCTGGAAACTCTATGCGCGCCTGGAGAAGGCGCTCGCCTCCATCGGCTACGGCGACCAGGGCAGCAGGAAGGTGCTCACGAGCGTCATGAGAACGCTCATGCGTATCTTCGGGAGGAGCGGCATTGCCGACGATGAGCTCCGCGCGCTCCACGGTATCTGCCAGCAGATCGAAAGATACGTCGCACGGCGCACCAGCAATAAATAG
- the era gene encoding GTPase Era: MKFGFVAIIGRPNTGKSTLLNRLVGQKLAIVTPKPQTTRDPIRGILTTADAQIVFIDTPGLHTPRDFLGRYMVRGARRSFGEADLVYLMVEPARVSDEDREAIALLRDCKAPVFLLINKVDTVPRQEILPVIDSYRQLLPFKEIIPISALGGENVELLLAKTLEQLPEGEKIFPDDLLSDQPTRFAVGEMIREKVFSFTHQEIPYGTAVRMEGMEERDDGIVVVRATIIAERESQKGILVGKGGSMIKRIGSAARRDIEEFLGKKIFLDLRVKVIKDWKKDELRLKKLGYDL; this comes from the coding sequence ATGAAATTCGGCTTCGTCGCCATCATCGGGAGACCCAACACCGGCAAGTCGACACTGCTCAACCGGCTCGTGGGGCAGAAACTTGCCATCGTCACCCCCAAGCCCCAGACGACGCGCGACCCGATACGCGGAATTCTGACGACGGCCGACGCGCAGATTGTGTTCATAGACACCCCCGGCCTCCACACCCCGCGCGACTTTCTCGGGAGGTATATGGTGCGTGGCGCAAGGCGCTCGTTCGGAGAGGCCGACCTCGTGTACTTGATGGTGGAACCCGCGCGCGTTAGTGATGAGGACCGTGAGGCGATCGCCCTCCTCCGCGACTGCAAGGCTCCCGTGTTCCTCCTCATCAACAAGGTGGATACGGTGCCTCGGCAGGAGATTCTCCCCGTGATCGATTCCTACCGGCAGCTCCTGCCCTTTAAAGAGATCATTCCCATCTCGGCCCTTGGCGGAGAGAACGTGGAGCTCCTCCTGGCGAAGACGCTCGAGCAGTTGCCCGAGGGCGAGAAGATCTTCCCCGACGACCTCCTCTCCGACCAGCCGACGCGCTTCGCGGTGGGCGAGATGATCAGGGAAAAGGTTTTTAGCTTCACCCACCAGGAGATCCCCTACGGCACCGCGGTGAGGATGGAGGGTATGGAGGAACGGGATGACGGCATCGTCGTCGTTCGCGCCACGATCATCGCCGAGCGGGAATCGCAGAAGGGCATCCTGGTCGGCAAGGGCGGGAGCATGATCAAGCGGATCGGCAGCGCGGCGCGTAGGGATATCGAGGAGTTTCTCGGCAAAAAAATATTCCTGGACCTCAGGGTGAAGGTCATCAAGGATTGGAAGAAGGACGAGCTCCGGCTCAAGAAGCTCGGGTACGATCTGTGA